Below is a window of Flavobacterium sp. CFS9 DNA.
AACCCAAAGATTTAGCATGATTTTCGGCTTCAGCGAGCATCTTTTTTCCGATACCGCTGTTTTGCAGTTCCGGTGAAACGGTTAGCATTCCCAGATACAATTGGTGCCCTTTTTCGACCAGTAAAACCGAACCAATAATTTGGTCTTTTTCGGTGTATTTTAGGATGGTGTTTTTAGGATCCTGAAAAATTTCGGTCATTTCCTGCTCGTCGGTTCTTTTTCCTTCCAGTAAATTGGCTTCGGTGGTCCAGCCTTTCTTTGAGGTTTCACCTCTGTAGGCTGAATTGATTAAGGTTACTAATGCCGGAATATCTTCTAAGACAGTTTTTGTAATCATGAATTATTGTCGTTGTAATTTTTTCACGCAGATTTAACTGTTTTCTAAGACCACTATAAAATAATCTAAGTAATCTGCTAAATCTGCGTGAGAAGTTTTGTTTCTATGTGTTAAATCATTTTTTGTTAATTCACCCCAAGAGGTTCAATTTAATATTTTGCAGGTTGTCCCGCTTTCGGTAAGGATTGTTTGATGAAAGTTCTGATGTCTTCGTTGGCAGTTTCCAGATCAGCTTTTCTCAGGTACATCATGTGACCGCTTCTGTAACCTTTCCATGACATTCGATCCGTTAGCTTTCCGCTAGGATCCATTTGCCATAAATCGTATTTAGAATTAAAGTAATCGCAGGCCCCATCATAATATCCGGATTGTACCATTACATGTAAATAGGGGTTTTGAGCCATAGCTTGTCTCAGGTTTTCGCCTGTTTTGTCGTTCGATCTGTCCCAAGGATGCACCGGACCAAACATATTGTATTTGAAATCTGTTTTATAATTCAGATTGTTGCGCAAATACATATTGATGGCAGGTGTAAACGAATGCAGCCACGAAGTAAGTTCCGCATTAAAATCAGGGCTTTCACCGGAAGCTTTGCGGTCAATTCCTTTGTATCTCGAGTCAAGTCTTCCTATGGTATAGCCTTGATCTCTTAACAATTCTTTCCAGAAATAATCAAGCGGAACATCCAGATTGTTTTGCAGGATCACTTTCTCCGAAATACCGGAATAACGCGCCATTTTAGTGGCTATTTCTTTTCTTTTTGATTCTTCTAAAGACCCTCCTTTGGTTAATGCCGGAAGAAGTTCGTTTACAGTAAAGTCCTCCACTTCGGGTAACATGGCCGTTAAATCTTTGCTTTGCAGATCAGAACCGAGCATTTTGTGGTACCAGGCAGTAGCAGCAAAATAAGGCAATTTAAGAGCAGCATTCGAAACCACCCCGCGAGTAATTCCTAAATCGGTTGGAGAGACCAAAATCACTCCGTTAAGATACATCCATTGATTGTTTTGCAATTGAAGTGCCAATCCCGAAACACGGGTAGTACCATAGCTTTCGCCAATCAGGTATTTAGGAGAAGCCCAGCGATTGGTGCGGGTTACAAAACCATTGATCCAATCGGCCAGGTATTTAATGTCGGCATTTACGCCAAAGAATTTTGTAGTAGGAATGTCTTTGCTTGTAGGTCTGGAATAAGCCGTATTCACAGGGTTTACAAAAACAATATCGGCAACATCCAGAATAGAATACGGATTTTCTTTTATTCCGTAAGGCTGTACAGGATATCCTTCATCATCAATGTTTAAGAGACTCGGTCCTGTGTAAGCAATCTGCATCCAAACCGAAGCAGAGCCCGGACCACCGTTAAAGGAAATAACTAACGGACGCGAAGCCTGATCTTTTACATCAGAACGCTCATAATAGGTGTAGAATAATCCCGCAATGGCTTTTCCCTCTTCGTCCCAAACGGGCATCGTACCCGTTGTGGCTTTATAAGGAACTTTTTGTCCTTTTATGGTAACCATATGATTCGTGATAACATTTGAATCCGGATTGAAAGTAAGATTAGAAGGAGAGTTTTCTTCTTTTTTTGCTGGAGCTTCTGGAGTTGCTTTAGGTTTTGATTCCTGAGCAGATGAAATTATGGATCCGGCTAAAAGGAATACAAGTAATGTTTTTTTCATAAAAATAGGGTGTTAATAGAAATTAATGCTCTAAACAGGTGGCTGCATTTAGAATTTTTAAAGATATAAAAAAATAAAAATTTTATTCATTCATACTTTATTAGTTTTAGTGTCAATGTATCTGATACTATTTCTTTCGTCCAACCAAAATTCATATCCGGATTTCTTTCAACAACTATAAGTTTTATCTCTTGTGGGAGTCTTCTATATCTCAAAGTTTTTCTGCTATCTTCAATTCCACCATTTGTATTGTCCTTGATATTGTTAATGAGAGGAATGAAATCGAATAGAAATTCATCTGCTGATTTTTTAAAATCTACTACAATATTATAACCATGGTTATTAATTACCTTGATATTGTAGTCATCACTAAAGCAATCATCAGTATTATAACGCCAAACTTTTTCGATCCAGATATTTCCGATTTCTATTTTTTCGGTATTGTATTTTAGATTAAACTCAGAAACATCACAAGTATAATACCCATAATAAAATTTATTTTCTTTTGATTCTTTTTCTGACTGAGAAGTTTGATCACAATCTTTGCATTTAACACTAATTTCGCATAGAAATATGGTTCCATAATAATATACTAACCCTAATGAAGACACTATTATTAGAATAATAAAAAAGATTTTTAGCTTTTTGTTCATACTGCTAAGCTGCTATTTTTTGTCTACTTTGTTGGAACCAACAATTCTCTA
It encodes the following:
- a CDS encoding GNAT family N-acetyltransferase, with the translated sequence MITKTVLEDIPALVTLINSAYRGETSKKGWTTEANLLEGKRTDEQEMTEIFQDPKNTILKYTEKDQIIGSVLLVEKGHQLYLGMLTVSPELQNSGIGKKMLAEAENHAKSLGLSSIIMTVISVREELIAWYKRHGYVDTGEREAFPESEIHVTISKEPLEFIYLEKVI
- a CDS encoding S10 family peptidase gives rise to the protein MKKTLLVFLLAGSIISSAQESKPKATPEAPAKKEENSPSNLTFNPDSNVITNHMVTIKGQKVPYKATTGTMPVWDEEGKAIAGLFYTYYERSDVKDQASRPLVISFNGGPGSASVWMQIAYTGPSLLNIDDEGYPVQPYGIKENPYSILDVADIVFVNPVNTAYSRPTSKDIPTTKFFGVNADIKYLADWINGFVTRTNRWASPKYLIGESYGTTRVSGLALQLQNNQWMYLNGVILVSPTDLGITRGVVSNAALKLPYFAATAWYHKMLGSDLQSKDLTAMLPEVEDFTVNELLPALTKGGSLEESKRKEIATKMARYSGISEKVILQNNLDVPLDYFWKELLRDQGYTIGRLDSRYKGIDRKASGESPDFNAELTSWLHSFTPAINMYLRNNLNYKTDFKYNMFGPVHPWDRSNDKTGENLRQAMAQNPYLHVMVQSGYYDGACDYFNSKYDLWQMDPSGKLTDRMSWKGYRSGHMMYLRKADLETANEDIRTFIKQSLPKAGQPAKY